The Candidatus Sphingomonas colombiensis genome contains the following window.
CGCCGATCGAGCGCGGGCAGGTGATCGAGATCGGAGAGCGTGCGGAGCGGCATCAAGCAGTCCTTGGGCCAAGGAGAATGACACAAGTGCCGATCAGGCAGAGCGCCGCTCCACCGGCGTCCCAGCGATCAGGCCTTACCCCCTCGACGGCCCACAACCAAATCAGCGATGCGCAAATGTAGACGCCGCCATAGGCAGCATAGGCCCGCCCAGCCGCATCGCTGTCCACGCGCGTCAGTAGCCAAGCGAACAGCATCAAGGACACAATGCCTGGAGCAAGCCAGATGGGCGATTTTCCCAGCCGCAGCCAAGCCCAGAAGGCAAAGCACCCCCCAATTTCGGCCAGAGCTGCCGCCAGATATACGAGCGCCGTCATGTAATGCTGATCCTGATTGCGAGCGCGGCGAGCGTGACCAACAGCACCGGAATAGTCAGCGTTGCGCCGACCTTGAAGTAATAACCCCAACCGATCCGGATGCCCTTTTGCCCAAGAACATGCAGCCACAGCAGCGTCGCGAGCGAGCCGATCGGCGTAATCTTGGGACCGAGGTCGCAGCCGATGACGTTGGCGTAGATCATGGCTTCCTTGATCGCGCCCGTGGCGTGCGTCGCGTCGATCGACAGCGCGCCCACCAGAACGGTCGGCATATTGTTCATCACCGACGACAGCAGCGCGGCGAGGATGCCGGTGCCGAACGCCGCGCCCCACACGCCGCCTTGCGCGGTGCGATCAAGCAGGCTGGCAAGATGATCGGTCAAGCCAGCATTCCTCAGGCCGTAGACGACCAGGTACATGCCGAGCGAGAAGATCACGACCTGCCACGGTGCGCCGGCCAACACCTTGCGCGTCTGGATGACGTGACCGCGCGCGGCGATGATGAGCAGGAGGATTGCGCCGGCAGCGGCTACGGCGCTGACCGGCACGCCGAGGGGTTCGAGCAGGAAAAAGCCGGCGAGCAGTAGAGCAAGGACGACCCAGCCCGCCTTGAACGTGGCATGGTCGCGGATTGCATCACCGGGCGCACGGAGCTGCGCCACATCGTAGCTCGCCGGTATGTCGCGCCGAAAGAACAGCAGCAGCGCGACCAGCGTCGCGGCGATCGACGCCAGATTGACCGGCACCATGACCGACGCATAATCGGCAAAGCCGATCCGGAAGAAATCGGCCGACACGATGTTGACCAGGTTGGAGACGATCAGCGGCAGGCTGGCGGTATCGGCGATGAACCCCGCAGCCATCACGAACGCCAGCGTCGCCTTGTCCTTGTATCCCAGCGCGCGCAGCATCGCGATGACGATCGGCGTCAGGATCAAGGCCGCGCCATCATTGGCGAACAGCGCCGACACCGCCGCGCCAAGCAGCACGATCAGCACGAACAGCCGGCGACCATGCCCTTGGCCCCAGCGCGCGACGTGGAGCGCCGCCCATTCGAAGAACCCGGCTTCATCGAGCAACAGGCTGACGATGATGATCGCGACGAACGTCGCGGTCGCGTTCCAGACGATCCCCCACACCACCGGCACGTCGGAGAGCGAGACGACCCCAACGAGCAGCGCGATCGCCGCTCCGCCCAGTGCGCTCCATCCGATGCCGAGGCCCTTGGGCTGCCAGATGACGAGCGCGATCGTGCCGACGAAGATAGCGAGCGCGAGCAGCATCAGGCGATGCGCTGACCCGAGGCGTCCACGACCTTTTCGCCGCCCTCCTTGGCAAACGCACCCTGTTGCGGCTCGGGCAGCAAATCGAGGACCGCTTCGGAAGGTCGACACAGCTTCACGCCGA
Protein-coding sequences here:
- a CDS encoding YnfA family protein, which translates into the protein MTALVYLAAALAEIGGCFAFWAWLRLGKSPIWLAPGIVSLMLFAWLLTRVDSDAAGRAYAAYGGVYICASLIWLWAVEGVRPDRWDAGGAALCLIGTCVILLGPRTA
- a CDS encoding arsenic transporter, which produces MLLALAIFVGTIALVIWQPKGLGIGWSALGGAAIALLVGVVSLSDVPVVWGIVWNATATFVAIIIVSLLLDEAGFFEWAALHVARWGQGHGRRLFVLIVLLGAAVSALFANDGAALILTPIVIAMLRALGYKDKATLAFVMAAGFIADTASLPLIVSNLVNIVSADFFRIGFADYASVMVPVNLASIAATLVALLLFFRRDIPASYDVAQLRAPGDAIRDHATFKAGWVVLALLLAGFFLLEPLGVPVSAVAAAGAILLLIIAARGHVIQTRKVLAGAPWQVVIFSLGMYLVVYGLRNAGLTDHLASLLDRTAQGGVWGAAFGTGILAALLSSVMNNMPTVLVGALSIDATHATGAIKEAMIYANVIGCDLGPKITPIGSLATLLWLHVLGQKGIRIGWGYYFKVGATLTIPVLLVTLAALAIRISIT